The Panicum hallii strain FIL2 chromosome 9, PHallii_v3.1, whole genome shotgun sequence genome has a window encoding:
- the LOC112877037 gene encoding serine/threonine-protein kinase STY13-like, giving the protein MAGGAARGRRHSFGGSSRTAAAAAASGGDVFVRAGADNEVYVRADMIDLKNLDMQLERTRSHAWMEHQRSQRSASPLAEPLLLEWEIDLAKLDIQNQIAHGTFGVVYRGTYDGLDVAVKVLDWGHDGQESSAKHREAFEKEVAVWQKLDHPNVTKFVGASMGTSQLKIPKKGGARAVPKECCVVVVEFQHGGTLKTLLYNHRDKKLSYKKVVHLALDLARGLSYLHSKRIMHRDVKAENMLLDRKRTLKIADFGVARVEAPSCEVTGQTGTLGYMAPEVLQGKPYDHKCDVYSFGILLWETYCCAMAYPNYSLADISYHVVKLGIRPDIPRCCPRAMSDIMMRCWDGNPDNRPEMSEVVALLEKIDTGSGKGGMTPIDDHVAQGCSCFGFNRSS; this is encoded by the exons ATGGCCGGCGGCGCTGCTCGCGGCCGCAGGCACAGCTTCGGCGGAAGCAGCagaaccgccgccgccgccgccgccagcggcgGCGACGTGTTCGTGAGGGCCGGGGCCGACAACGAGGTGTACGTGCGGGCGGACATGATCGACCTCAAGAACCTGGACATGCAGCTGGAGAGGACGCGGTCGCACGCGTGGATGGAGCACCAGCGGTCGCAGCGGTCGGCGTCGCCGCTGGCTGAGCCGCTGCTGCTCGAGTGGGAGATCGACCTCGCCAAGCTCGACATCCAGAACCAGATCGCGCACGGCACCTTCGGCGTCGTCTACCGCGGCACCTACGACGGCCTCGACGTCGCAG TGAAGGTGCTGGACTGGGGCCACGACGGGCAGGAGTCGTCGGCGAAGCACCGCGAGGCCTTCGAGAAGGAGGTCGCCGTCTGGCAGAAGCTTGACCACCCCAACGTCACCAAA TTCGTGGGCGCGTCGATGGGCACGTCCCAGCTGAAGATACCCAAGAAGGGcggcgcccgcgccgtgcccaAGGAGTGCTGTGTCGTGGTGGTCGAGTTCCAGCACGGCGGCACCCTGAAGACGCTGCTGTACAACCACCGCGACAAGAAGCTGTCCTACAAGAAGGTTGTCCACCTCGCGCTCGACCTCGCCAGAGG GCTGAGCTACCTGCACTCGAAGCGGATCATGCACCGCGACGTGAAGGCGGAGAACATGCTGCTGGACCGGAAGCGGACGCTCAAGATCGCCGACTTCGGGGTGGCGCGCGTGGAGGCGCCGAGCTGCGAGGTGACGGGGCAGACGGGCACGCTGGGGTACATGGCGCCGGAGGTGCTGCAGGGGAAGCCCTACGACCACAAGTGCGACGTCTACAGCTTCGGCATCCTGCTCTGGGAGACCTACTGCTGCGCCATGGCCTACCCCAACTACAGTCTCGCCGACATCTCCTACCACGTCGTCAAGCTG GGCATCCGGCCGGACATCCCGCGGTGCTGCCCCCGGGCGATGTCGGACATCATGATGCGGTGCTGGGACGGGAACCCGGACAACCGGCCGGAGATGTCGGAGGTAGTGGCGCTGCTGGAGAAGATCGACACCGGCAGCGGCAAGGGCGGCATGACGCCCATCGACGACCACGTCGCGCAGGGCTGCTCCTGCTTCGGCTTCAACCGCAGCTCCTAG